In Candidatus Dormiibacterota bacterium, one genomic interval encodes:
- a CDS encoding FtsX-like permease family protein, with translation ETWAVIHDDYTLPEDQLKTWQAERDSFVDGKQLIDKYHWGIGDRIQIKGSYITGTLDLVLRGVYKGPDESNIFFHNKYLENSSIGRLERTGIFFLRTKTPEQVPVVCDAINKMFENSEAPVKAMPEKQFMLQFAEMMGNVKLLIRSIALVVLFTVVLIVANSVAMSARERTTQIAVIRALGFRRGQVLGLVLSEAMVLALLGGLVGVLFSIPFTHMLVEGMKHSPVAPLAYNIHISAATLLTAFVAAVAIGIVSGFVPAIRSARVSIVDGLRQVA, from the coding sequence CCGAGACCTGGGCCGTGATCCACGACGATTACACGCTTCCCGAGGACCAGCTCAAGACGTGGCAGGCGGAGCGCGACTCGTTCGTCGACGGCAAGCAGCTCATCGACAAGTATCACTGGGGCATCGGCGACCGGATCCAGATCAAGGGCTCTTACATCACCGGGACCCTCGACCTGGTCCTGCGCGGCGTGTACAAGGGGCCGGACGAGTCGAACATCTTCTTCCACAATAAATATCTGGAGAACTCCTCGATCGGCCGGCTGGAGCGGACCGGCATCTTCTTCCTGCGCACGAAGACGCCCGAGCAGGTGCCGGTCGTCTGCGACGCGATCAACAAGATGTTCGAGAACAGCGAGGCGCCGGTGAAGGCGATGCCGGAGAAGCAGTTCATGCTGCAGTTCGCCGAGATGATGGGGAACGTCAAGCTCCTGATTCGGAGCATCGCCCTCGTCGTCCTGTTCACGGTCGTCCTGATCGTCGCCAACTCGGTGGCGATGAGCGCGCGCGAGAGGACGACGCAGATCGCCGTGATCCGCGCCCTCGGCTTCAGGCGGGGTCAGGTGCTGGGGCTGGTCCTGTCCGAGGCGATGGTCCTGGCCCTGCTCGGCGGCCTGGTCGGCGTCCTGTTCTCCATACCGTTCACCCACATGCTGGTGGAGGGGATGAAGCACTCGCCCGTGGCGCCGCTCGCCTACAACATCCACATCTCGGCGGCCACGCTCCTGACCGCGTTCGTCGCGGCGGTCGCCATCGGCATCGTCTCCGGATTCGTGCCGGCCATCCGCTCGGCGCGCGTGTCGATCGTCGACGGTCTCAGGCAGGTGGCGTGA
- a CDS encoding ABC transporter permease, translating into MWIPIKYNLRNLVVRKVSTAMTVLGIALVVTVFLLVMSLAEGVRKTLSTTVSAKNVIVLRVGAQSDVQSYVSFDQFEAIRTLEGIERGKDGQPLASPETVVLINIPRKDGKRTNVIVRGVGPEAFTLRGDNVRVVEGRMFQSGTAEAIVSTRLKERFADMVIGRTITAGSEHWTVVGVFDAAGSPYDSEMWADLHNVQDQAHRNTGYSSVLVHATDSGSGRDRVIAAVKDDQRIKLEAKPETEYFEKQMGTAKPIQFLAYFVAVIMAIGASFGAMNTMYAQVSARTREIATMRALGFSRTVVLTSFVLESTTLGLLGGLCGALLAALVVRSILTAPTGTSNFATFAEIMFNFELTVPLIVSGVIFSLAMGLFGGLLPAARAARLKIVNALREA; encoded by the coding sequence ATGTGGATCCCGATCAAGTACAACCTGCGCAATCTCGTCGTCCGCAAGGTCTCGACGGCGATGACGGTGCTCGGGATCGCCCTGGTCGTGACGGTCTTCCTGCTCGTCATGTCGCTGGCCGAGGGGGTGCGCAAGACCCTCAGCACCACGGTGTCGGCGAAGAACGTCATCGTGCTGCGCGTCGGAGCCCAGTCGGACGTGCAGAGCTACGTCAGCTTCGACCAGTTCGAGGCGATCCGCACGCTCGAGGGGATCGAGCGCGGCAAGGACGGCCAGCCACTGGCGTCGCCGGAGACGGTGGTCCTGATCAACATTCCGCGCAAGGACGGCAAGCGGACGAACGTCATCGTGCGGGGCGTCGGCCCGGAGGCGTTCACCCTGCGCGGGGACAATGTGCGCGTCGTCGAGGGGCGTATGTTCCAGAGCGGGACCGCCGAGGCGATCGTCTCGACGCGTCTCAAGGAGCGCTTCGCCGACATGGTGATCGGCCGCACCATCACGGCCGGCTCGGAGCACTGGACGGTGGTCGGGGTGTTCGACGCGGCCGGGTCGCCCTACGACTCGGAGATGTGGGCCGACCTGCACAATGTGCAGGACCAGGCTCACCGCAACACCGGGTACAGCAGCGTCCTGGTGCACGCGACCGACAGCGGCAGCGGGCGTGATCGGGTGATCGCCGCGGTGAAGGACGACCAGAGGATCAAGCTGGAGGCCAAGCCCGAGACCGAGTATTTCGAGAAGCAGATGGGGACCGCCAAACCGATCCAGTTCCTGGCCTACTTCGTCGCCGTCATCATGGCGATCGGCGCCTCGTTCGGCGCCATGAACACGATGTACGCGCAGGTCTCGGCCCGCACGCGCGAGATCGCCACGATGCGGGCCCTCGGCTTCTCGCGCACGGTCGTCCTGACCTCGTTCGTGCTGGAGTCGACGACACTCGGCCTGCTCGGCGGTCTGTGCGGCGCCCTCCTCGCCGCCCTGGTCGTGCGCTCGATCCTGACCGCGCCCACCGGCACCAGCAATTTCGCGACCTTCGCCGAGATCATGTTCAACTTCGAGCTGACCGTCCCGCTGATCGTCTCCGGCGTGATCTTCTCCCTCGCGATGGGATTGTTCGGCGGGCTCCTGCCGGCCGCCCGGGCCGCGCGTCTGAAAATCGTCAACGCACTTCGCGAAGCCTAG
- a CDS encoding glycosyltransferase family 39 protein — MDQHGATALEPITTAVVPDARPRLNALSRAEPLTLVALFGAMVILRIAYASAYPIDSDEPQHLHVAWAWTKGLLPYRDVFDNHAPLFHILSAPLVALIGENPRILVFMRLAMTPLFAAALAATFLVGRRLFGGRAGLWAAAICGLSPTFFFKSLEYRTDVLWAAVWVLAIAFVLCGPLEARRGFGAGILFGCCLAVSLKSVMLFSSLAFAAVSVLLLLPRAGGGARRRALPYGLSVLAGALLPPAAIVLYFASRGALGALVDCTIRHNLLPGVGRWGYSIRIYLLVPILGLLLAAARFIIKRFPGDGARAAFLLLLAGSQYVLLSTVWPVHTRQDLLPFYPLFAPLLAGALLAGGAWIWTARRAALVPGLLACLELVLLPALSPVAAHATEPQERRLREVLALTGPQDFVLDLKGQAVFRNRPFYYALETMTLERMSRGLIRDTIPERCIETGTCVAPADIAGFPPRARRFLQDYYVVVGAWRVVGAVVDPATAPAGAPLRFDIPMRARYAVVAESGGLPGAIDGLPYDRPRDLLPGHHELRPAPGTGRVAILWAQATERGFSPFAPAGAAR, encoded by the coding sequence GTGGACCAGCACGGCGCGACCGCGCTCGAGCCGATCACCACCGCCGTGGTCCCCGACGCGCGCCCCCGCCTGAATGCGCTCTCCCGCGCGGAGCCCCTGACGCTCGTCGCGCTCTTCGGGGCGATGGTCATTCTGCGCATCGCATACGCGTCCGCCTACCCCATCGATTCGGACGAGCCGCAGCACCTGCACGTCGCCTGGGCCTGGACGAAGGGGCTTCTCCCCTATCGCGACGTCTTCGACAACCACGCCCCCCTCTTTCACATCCTGAGCGCGCCGCTGGTGGCGCTGATCGGGGAGAACCCGCGCATCCTGGTGTTCATGCGGCTCGCGATGACGCCGTTGTTCGCGGCGGCGCTCGCCGCGACGTTCCTCGTCGGCCGGCGCCTGTTCGGCGGGCGCGCCGGGCTGTGGGCCGCAGCGATCTGCGGACTGAGCCCGACCTTCTTCTTCAAGTCGCTGGAGTACCGCACCGACGTCCTGTGGGCCGCCGTCTGGGTCCTGGCGATCGCGTTTGTGCTCTGCGGGCCGCTCGAGGCGCGGCGCGGCTTCGGGGCCGGGATCCTGTTCGGCTGCTGTCTGGCCGTGTCGCTGAAGAGCGTGATGCTCTTTTCGTCCCTGGCGTTCGCGGCGGTGTCGGTCCTTCTGCTCCTGCCCCGGGCCGGCGGGGGCGCGCGCCGCCGCGCTCTCCCGTACGGCCTGTCGGTCCTGGCCGGCGCCCTCCTGCCGCCCGCGGCGATCGTTCTGTACTTCGCGTCGCGAGGCGCGCTCGGGGCGCTGGTCGACTGCACGATCCGGCACAACCTGCTGCCGGGGGTCGGGCGATGGGGATATTCGATCAGGATCTACTTGCTGGTGCCGATCCTCGGCCTGCTCCTCGCCGCCGCCCGCTTCATCATCAAGCGCTTCCCCGGCGATGGAGCACGCGCGGCGTTCCTCCTGCTTCTGGCGGGCTCGCAGTACGTGCTCCTTTCGACCGTCTGGCCGGTGCACACGCGCCAGGACCTCCTGCCGTTCTATCCGCTGTTCGCGCCGCTTCTCGCCGGGGCTCTGCTGGCGGGCGGTGCGTGGATCTGGACGGCACGGCGCGCGGCGCTCGTCCCCGGACTCCTCGCATGCCTCGAGCTCGTCCTCCTGCCGGCCCTCTCGCCGGTGGCGGCGCACGCCACGGAGCCGCAGGAACGGCGGCTTCGTGAGGTCCTGGCCCTGACCGGCCCGCAGGACTTCGTGCTCGACCTGAAGGGGCAGGCCGTGTTCCGAAACCGTCCCTTCTACTATGCTCTCGAGACGATGACCCTCGAGCGGATGTCGCGGGGACTGATCCGGGACACGATCCCGGAGCGCTGCATCGAGACCGGCACCTGCGTGGCCCCGGCCGACATCGCGGGGTTCCCGCCGCGGGCCCGTCGCTTCCTGCAGGACTATTACGTCGTGGTGGGTGCCTGGAGGGTGGTCGGGGCCGTGGTCGACCCCGCGACCGCGCCCGCAGGCGCGCCGCTGCGCTTCGACATCCCGATGCGCGCCCGCTACGCGGTCGTGGCGGAATCGGGCGGCCTCCCCGGGGCGATCGACGGCCTGCCGTACGATCGCCCGCGCGATCTTCTTCCCGGCCACCACGAGCTGCGGCCTGCCCCCGGCACCGGCCGCGTGGCGATCCTGTGGGCGCAGGCGACGGAGCGGGGCTTCTCCCCCTTCGCTCCAGCCGGAGCGGCACGATGA